The genomic DNA CAAAGCGGTCGTTAAGTTCATACTCAAATTGCTGTAACGCCTCTGGTTGGGTAATGTCAGCTAACTTTTGATAAAGACTTAGGCGCTCTTCTATACTACTCACATAGGCATCTGGCAGCATCAGTTCTAAATCGGTATCTATATTGACCTCTTTCTGAGATTTGAAGAGCTTTTTGCGGTCGTTTTCACTTTCAAAAAGGGTATCAAATTCAGGGTCGCTCTGAAGCTCTTCTAAGGCTTCTTGCATAATTTTTTGATACGCCTCAAAGCCCATTTCGTTGATGAAGCCACTTTGCTCGGCACCCAGCAAATCCCCAGCACCACGGATTTCTAAATCCTTCATCGCGATTTGGAAACCGCTGCCTAAGTCGGAAAATTGCTCTATGGCTTCCAAGCGTTTGCGAGCATCGGAAGTCATCATATCAAACGGCGGTGTGATGAGGTAACAGAACGCCTTTCTATTGCTCCGCCCCACGCGCCCACGCATCTGGTGGAGGTCTGCCATACCGAAGCGCTGAGCATCATTGATGAAAATGGTGTTGGCATTCGGAACATCTACGCCACTTTCTACAATGGTGGTGGAGACCAGAACATCATATTTACCTTCCATAAAGTCTAAAATATTTTGCTCCAACTGCTTGCCATCCATTTGTCCGTGCCCTGTAATCACGCGGGCATCTGGCACCAAACGCTGGATAAGCCCTGCGATGTCTTTTAGATTTTCTATCCTATTGTTGATGAAATACACCTGCCCATCGCGTTGCAGTTCGTAGGAAATGGCATCTCTTATCGTGGCTTCATTAAAGCCGATGAGCTGAGTTTCCACAGGTTGGCGGTTGGGTGGAGGTGTTTTGATAACGGATAAATCCCGCGCTGCCATCAGCGAGAATTGTAGCGTTCTTGGGATGGGCGTGGCGGTAAGCGTGAGGGTGTCTATATTGGCTTTCATCGTTTTGAGTTTATCCTTTACGGAAACTCCAAATTTATGCTCCTCATCTATAATGAGAAGCCCCAAATCTTTGAATTTTACCTTCTCCGATGCCAGCTGATGCGTACCGATGATGATGTCTATTTTCCCCGCTTCTAACTGTTCCAATGTTTCCCTTTTTTGCTTAGCCGTACGGAAGCGGTTGAGGTAAGAAATGTTGACAGGGAAATCCTTAAGCCGTTCCACAAAACTTCTGTAATGCTGAAATGCCAAAATGGTGGTAGGCACCAGCACTGCCACTTGCTTGCCATCTGTAGCGGCTTTAAAGGCGGCTCTTATCGCCACTTCGGTTTTTCCAAAGCCTACATCGCCGCAGACCAAACGATCCATAATGGTTTCGGCTTCCATATCTTTTTTTACATCCAGCGTTGCTTTTTCTTGGTCTGGCGTGTCTTCGTAGATGAAGCTGGCTTCCAACTCGTTCTGGAGGTAGGTATCTGGCATATACGCAAAGCCTTTGGCAGTTTTTCTTTTGGCATAGAGTTTTATCAAATCAAAAGCGAGCTGTTTTACCTTGGCTTTGGTCTTGTTTTTTAAGTTTTTCCACGCTGGAGAACCTATTTTGGAAAGCACCACCTCTCTGCCCTCGGGACCGTTGTATTTGGATATTTTGTGTAGGGCGTGGATGCTCACATAGAGCAAATCTCCGTTTTTATAAGTGAGTTTAAAACACTCTTGGACCTTATCGCCATTGTTCACTTTAACCAAGCCTAAAAACTTCCCGATGCCGTAATCAATATGGGTAATGTAGTCGCCTACTTTGAGGGACATCAGGTCTTTGAGGGTCAGTTGTTCAGATTTGGCAAAGGCATTTTTAGGCTGATAGCGCTGGTAGCGGTCAAAAATCTGGTGGTCGGTATAGATCAAGATTTTGCTCTCGTGGTCGATCAAGCCTTCGTGGAGTTCAGATTTAAAGAATTGAAAGTGAATAGACTGTCCCAAATCCTCAAAGATACTCTGCAAACGGTCTTTTTGCTTATCTGTAGCGAAAGAAATCCAAATCTCGTAATCCTGTTGCTGTTGCTCTTTCAGGTTCTCGATAAGGAGCTCAAAATTTTTGTTGAAACTGGGTTGGGGCGTTTGTTTTAATTCAAGGTGGGGGGCTTGTGGCAGCTGCAAAGACTGTGCGGTAAAATCAACCGTGCTAAAGTTTTGGTATTGATTAAAAAACGCCTCATCAGACACAAATAATTCCTCTGGTTTTTGTCGCTGGATCCCCTCGCCGAATTGAGAAAAACGGACTTCCGCCTTCTGATAAAAATCCCGAATGTAGTTCAGCCCTAAGTATGCATTTTTAGTGACGATAAGGCTGTCTTTCGGCAAAATTTCTAACAGCGAAACCTTGCTGCCTTGTATGGCGTAGCTCATATTAGAGACCAATTGCAGGCTGTCCACTTTCTCTATCGAGAGTTGGCTTTCAAT from Riemerella columbina includes the following:
- the mfd gene encoding transcription-repair coupling factor is translated as MNLQSINTTLLPQLLKRQFGASIFQALAQHQHITVKGAAGSTPSLIAAEAFLSLNQTIVLLTDDKEDAHYITTEMEELLGEHQVLYFPATHLEPYQIEKTQNANLVLRTEVLNQLNTSKTPRCIVAHYSALTEKVLKKEDFKAISHHIKVGDQLDFDFTEELLHQFNFQLTDFVSEPGEFAVRGGIVDVFSYANDRPYRITFFGNEVESIKTFDIESQLSIEKVDSLQLVSNMSYAIQGSKVSLLEILPKDSLIVTKNAYLGLNYIRDFYQKAEVRFSQFGEGIQRQKPEELFVSDEAFFNQYQNFSTVDFTAQSLQLPQAPHLELKQTPQPSFNKNFELLIENLKEQQQQDYEIWISFATDKQKDRLQSIFEDLGQSIHFQFFKSELHEGLIDHESKILIYTDHQIFDRYQRYQPKNAFAKSEQLTLKDLMSLKVGDYITHIDYGIGKFLGLVKVNNGDKVQECFKLTYKNGDLLYVSIHALHKISKYNGPEGREVVLSKIGSPAWKNLKNKTKAKVKQLAFDLIKLYAKRKTAKGFAYMPDTYLQNELEASFIYEDTPDQEKATLDVKKDMEAETIMDRLVCGDVGFGKTEVAIRAAFKAATDGKQVAVLVPTTILAFQHYRSFVERLKDFPVNISYLNRFRTAKQKRETLEQLEAGKIDIIIGTHQLASEKVKFKDLGLLIIDEEHKFGVSVKDKLKTMKANIDTLTLTATPIPRTLQFSLMAARDLSVIKTPPPNRQPVETQLIGFNEATIRDAISYELQRDGQVYFINNRIENLKDIAGLIQRLVPDARVITGHGQMDGKQLEQNILDFMEGKYDVLVSTTIVESGVDVPNANTIFINDAQRFGMADLHQMRGRVGRSNRKAFCYLITPPFDMMTSDARKRLEAIEQFSDLGSGFQIAMKDLEIRGAGDLLGAEQSGFINEMGFEAYQKIMQEALEELQSDPEFDTLFESENDRKKLFKSQKEVNIDTDLELMLPDAYVSSIEERLSLYQKLADITQPEALQQFEYELNDRFGPLPEEAQNLLKSVRLKWLAADIGFEKIVMKNGVFLGYFPSHPQDKFYQSEKFHHIINYLSQNPQDAALKEKHTAEGTQLMMRKEHLHNIDEVNTLLQNILK